gactggatatttaagagttttggtcgccaggaatcaatttTCACAATTCCAATTAAAGACCCAAGTCatgatgacttttatggtagtttatttacaaaaaggaaaagtgaaggtagggaaatgagagagagttAGTTACTCCAGCAAAGGGGCAAGCCTTCTAGCCACGAGGTCTCTTCTAAGACCAGAAGCCACTTCagagaggctagtacctccaaaAATGCCActgaaagggagtcagccttaacttacccacatgacaattcaaagggaagcagtctgaggtctcaacccaagctcctccaaggccaagttcaaagggcaaaatcctTTCACAgtaagttaccatcatatttaaaagataattcttgggcagctgggtagctcagtggagtgagagtcaggcctagagacaggaggtcctaggttcaaacccggcctcagccacttcccagctgtgtgaccctgggcaagtcacttgacccccattgcccacccttaccactcctccacctatgagacaatacaccgaaattaagggttttaaaaaaaaagatagttctgGATTCCGGGGCCGACTATCTGCACCTGGATGTAATGGACGGGCATTTTGTTCCCAATATCACTTTTGGTCACCCTGTGGTAGAAAGCCTTCGAAAGCAGCTAGGCCAAGACCCTTTCTTTGACATGCACATGATGGTTTCTAGACCAGAACAGTGGGTAAAACCAATGGCTATAGCAGGAGCAAATCAATATACCTTTCATCTGGAAGCTACTGAGAACCCTGGAGCACTGATTAAAGATATTCGAGAGAATGGGATGAAGGTTGGTCTTGCTATTAAACCGGGCACTACGGTTGAATATTTGGCACCATGGGCCAATCAGATAGATATGGCCTTAGTCATGACGGTGGAACCTGGCTTTGGAGGGCAAAAGTTCATGGAAGACATGATGCCAAAGGTTCATTGGTTGAGGACCCAGTTCCCCTCTCTGGATATTGAGGTAGATGGTGGAGTAGGTCCTGACACAATTCACAAATGTGCAGAGGCAGGAGCTAATATGATTGTATCTGGCAGTGCTATCATGAGGAGCGAAGACCCCAGATCTGTCATCAATCTCCTGAGAAATGTTTGTTCAGAAGCTGCTCAGAAACGCTCTCTGGATAGATGAAATTTCCAGGCAACTTTCCTCCTGTGCCCAGCCCACCTCCTCAAAGACCAGATTATTCAGCCTCATTTTCACCTGGTGCACAAGAACACAAGGAGCTCAAGAATCATGCTGCTGCAGAGGTGGGGCCACTGCCTGTCCTGAGCAGTTAAGTCTTCATCTTGTTGACTTCAGCATACATACAGATATGCCGAGGCCAAGAATGGAAATAGGTGCATATGTGATAATTACTAGGTTTTTAAAGAGATGGGAATTAAATTTTTATGTGGCCAAAAGTAGTTTTTACTCGAAGACTtgatcttaaaaaaaaggaatatattatgTTGCCTTGACTTAAGGTTCTGTctcagaggcagaagaaaaaaacagcagCTGCTAACTATAAAAGGACTAAAATGGGTAATACTGCTCCTCTTTATTCTCAAATGTATGTGCTTCGTTATAAAAGGTTTGCTTTACTCACTAGCTTTCTTTAGAAaacaattgtttttttgtttggggCATCAGttgattttcatatatataatttctttgtgTGACTGGGTTTCGTTTCTTGCAGGGAAATCTAAGCTCAGTGCTTTTGAGTGGAATGAGATGATTCCTTTCTAAGTTTctttatccctttcccctcccaccatCTCTTTATACTTATCTTGGCTACATTTTCATGTGACTAACCACCCTACTTGTTTTCCCAGTTGACCAAATGAGACAAAACATTTCCagcccccaccccccttttttccttccctttgggcAGTAACCTACTTTGGAACTAAACTATAAGACGACTGAGGattatgttgtttacaagagtttattttttatatactttaaaaaaaacacatttatttcaaACTCTTTCCTGCCTATAGCAAAATATGTTCAACACTTGGACAGAAAGCCGAGTTGTCTCTTTCTCCAGATCAGAAGTATGGCCTCAGAGGTCCTTCAGGTGGCTGGGTCCAAAAATACAGAAGTGTAGGACATCATTGTCTTGGAGTGTCCTCAGGTCACAAGGAAAAAGGTAGCGGGGActattccaaataactttaattgaccactttttaaagaattcataaTTTGATTATGCTAATACCAATTTAGATCCAGAattttttcatttagttctgGACTTAGTGTATCCTTACATCTTACAGAGCACTTAGGTGCTTCTTGTATCCTggat
The window above is part of the Gracilinanus agilis isolate LMUSP501 chromosome 4, AgileGrace, whole genome shotgun sequence genome. Proteins encoded here:
- the LOC123244543 gene encoding ribulose-phosphate 3-epimerase-like translates to MEIEKIVLDSGADYLHLDVMDGHFVPNITFGHPVVESLRKQLGQDPFFDMHMMVSRPEQWVKPMAIAGANQYTFHLEATENPGALIKDIRENGMKVGLAIKPGTTVEYLAPWANQIDMALVMTVEPGFGGQKFMEDMMPKVHWLRTQFPSLDIEVDGGVGPDTIHKCAEAGANMIVSGSAIMRSEDPRSVINLLRNVCSEAAQKRSLDR